A window of the Butyricimonas faecalis genome harbors these coding sequences:
- the rplL gene encoding 50S ribosomal protein L7/L12, translated as MADLKKLAEELVNLTVKDVKELADILKEEYGIEPAAAAVAVAAPAAGGAAAAEAEQTEFDVILKSAGAAKLAVVKLVKELTGLGLKEAKEVVDKAPAPLKEKVSKEEANSLKTQLEEAGAEVELK; from the coding sequence ATGGCAGATTTGAAAAAACTTGCAGAAGAGCTAGTAAACCTTACCGTAAAAGACGTAAAAGAATTAGCTGACATTTTAAAAGAAGAGTACGGAATCGAACCTGCAGCAGCTGCTGTAGCTGTTGCTGCTCCTGCAGCTGGTGGTGCTGCTGCCGCTGAAGCAGAGCAAACCGAATTCGATGTAATTCTTAAATCAGCTGGTGCTGCTAAATTAGCTGTTGTTAAGTTAGTAAAAGAATTGACCGGTCTTGGATTGAAAGAGGCTAAAGAAGTAGTTGACAAGGCTCCGGCTCCATTGAAAGAAAAAGTTTCTAAAGAAGAGGCTAACTCATTGAAGACTCAATTAGAAGAAGCAGGAGCTGAAGTTGAACTTAAATAA
- the rplJ gene encoding 50S ribosomal protein L10, with amino-acid sequence MKKEDKKVVIETLTEQVNSYKHLYVSDISGLDAVDTQALRRACFDANIKLVQVKNTLLKKALENATNNYEEIFSALKGDSAIMLCDTGNGPAKLIKEFRKTKDKPVFKAAFVEECAYVGEDQLESLISIKSKEELIADIIAMLQAPMQNVISALQSGQNTIAGVVKTLSEKE; translated from the coding sequence ATGAAAAAAGAAGATAAAAAAGTCGTAATAGAAACCTTGACGGAACAAGTGAATTCTTACAAGCACTTGTATGTTAGTGACATTTCCGGTCTTGACGCTGTAGACACTCAAGCGTTGCGTCGGGCTTGCTTTGATGCTAACATCAAATTGGTGCAGGTGAAGAACACGTTGTTGAAAAAGGCTTTGGAAAACGCTACCAACAATTACGAGGAGATTTTCTCAGCGTTGAAAGGGGATAGTGCGATCATGTTGTGCGATACCGGAAACGGTCCTGCAAAACTGATTAAAGAATTCCGTAAGACTAAAGACAAACCGGTATTCAAGGCCGCATTCGTAGAAGAATGTGCTTATGTTGGCGAGGATCAGCTTGAATCGTTGATCAGTATCAAGTCTAAGGAGGAGTTGATTGCAGACATTATCGCAATGTTGCAGGCACCGATGCAGAATGTTATTTCCGCATTGCAATCCGGACAAAATACCATCGCTGGTGTTGTTAAAACACTTTCTGAAAAAGAATAA
- the rplA gene encoding 50S ribosomal protein L1, with translation MSKLTKNKKLALAKIEDGKVYSIDEAAQLVKEITFTKFDASVDMDVRLGVDPRKANQMVRGVCTLPHGTGKQVRVLVLCTPDKVEEAKAAGADYVGLDEYIEKLKGGWTDIDIIITMPSVMGKVGALGRILGPRGLMPNPKSGTVTPEIGKAVTEVKAGKIDFKVDKFGIIHASIGKVTFEPNKIRENAIEFLNVINKLKPAAAKGTYIKSVYLSSTMSPGIQVDQKTLLD, from the coding sequence ATGAGTAAACTGACAAAAAATAAGAAGTTAGCTTTAGCGAAGATCGAAGATGGAAAAGTATATTCTATCGACGAGGCCGCACAGCTTGTGAAGGAAATTACTTTCACGAAGTTTGATGCGTCAGTTGACATGGACGTTCGACTGGGTGTAGACCCGCGTAAAGCCAATCAAATGGTGCGCGGTGTATGTACTTTACCTCATGGAACCGGTAAGCAGGTAAGAGTTTTGGTTTTGTGTACGCCTGACAAGGTGGAAGAAGCTAAGGCTGCCGGAGCCGACTACGTTGGATTGGATGAATATATCGAAAAATTGAAAGGCGGTTGGACCGACATCGATATCATCATCACGATGCCTTCTGTAATGGGTAAAGTAGGTGCTCTTGGTAGAATTTTGGGTCCTCGTGGATTGATGCCAAACCCGAAGAGTGGTACTGTAACCCCGGAAATCGGGAAAGCAGTGACCGAGGTGAAGGCTGGTAAGATCGACTTTAAAGTTGACAAATTCGGTATTATTCACGCTTCTATTGGTAAAGTTACATTCGAGCCGAACAAGATTAGAGAGAACGCGATAGAATTCTTGAACGTGATCAATAAATTGAAACCGGCTGCCGCTAAAGGTACTTATATCAAGAGCGTGTATCTGTCAAGTACGATGAGTCCCGGTATTCAAGTAGACCAAAAGACTTTACTTGATTAA
- the rplK gene encoding 50S ribosomal protein L11, with amino-acid sequence MAKQVEAIIKLQIKAGAANPSPPVGPALGSKGVNIMDFCKQFNARTQEQAGKIIPVIIQVYGDKSFDFITKQPPVAIQLLEVAKIKSGSAEPNRKKVASITWDQVRAIATDKMKDLNAFEIEKAMSMVAGTARSMGITVTGDKPF; translated from the coding sequence ATGGCAAAACAAGTTGAAGCTATTATCAAGCTGCAAATTAAAGCCGGAGCTGCTAATCCTTCGCCTCCAGTAGGACCGGCGTTAGGTTCCAAGGGAGTCAATATCATGGACTTCTGTAAGCAATTTAACGCTAGAACTCAAGAGCAGGCAGGAAAGATCATCCCGGTAATTATACAGGTGTATGGTGATAAATCGTTTGATTTTATTACAAAACAACCTCCTGTTGCTATTCAACTTTTGGAAGTTGCTAAAATCAAATCCGGTTCCGCAGAGCCCAATCGTAAGAAAGTGGCTTCTATCACTTGGGATCAAGTGAGAGCAATCGCTACGGACAAGATGAAAGATTTGAACGCTTTTGAAATCGAGAAAGCAATGAGTATGGTAGCTGGTACCGCCAGAAGTATGGGTATAACCGTAACCGGTGACAAACCTTTTTAA
- the nusG gene encoding transcription termination/antitermination protein NusG, whose product MAEMKKRWYVLRAIGGKEKKVKEYIENEIASLGLQDYVSQVLVPAEKVYQVRNGKKYSSERNLYPGYVLIEAALVGEIPHILRDITNVIGFLGETKGGDPVPMRQAEVNRILGTVDELAEQPEEISIPYFVGESVKVTDGPFNGFTGVIEEVNTDKKRLKVIVKIFGRKTPLELSFMQVEKE is encoded by the coding sequence ATGGCTGAAATGAAAAAAAGATGGTATGTGCTTCGAGCCATTGGTGGAAAAGAGAAGAAGGTGAAGGAGTACATCGAGAACGAAATCGCCAGTTTAGGGCTTCAGGATTACGTTTCACAGGTTCTAGTGCCTGCAGAGAAGGTGTATCAAGTGCGTAACGGGAAAAAGTATAGCAGTGAGCGAAATCTTTATCCGGGTTACGTGTTGATCGAGGCCGCTCTCGTTGGAGAAATCCCTCACATACTTCGTGATATCACGAATGTGATCGGCTTCCTGGGGGAAACCAAAGGAGGAGACCCTGTGCCGATGCGACAAGCAGAGGTAAACCGGATCCTAGGTACTGTAGATGAACTCGCGGAACAACCAGAAGAAATAAGTATTCCTTATTTCGTTGGCGAGTCGGTTAAAGTGACTGACGGACCGTTTAATGGTTTTACCGGTGTGATAGAGGAGGTGAATACGGACAAGAAACGCTTGAAAGTAATTGTCAAGATTTTCGGACGGAAAACACCACTCGAATTAAGTTTCATGCAGGTAGAAAAAGAATAA
- the secE gene encoding preprotein translocase subunit SecE, producing MKIKSYISDVYNELVNKVTWPTWSELQSSATIVMIASVIIALCIFAMDFSFRHIVTGIYNLFY from the coding sequence ATGAAGATTAAAAGTTATATATCAGATGTTTATAACGAGCTGGTGAATAAAGTAACTTGGCCTACGTGGTCTGAGCTCCAAAGTAGTGCAACGATCGTGATGATTGCTTCCGTTATCATAGCATTGTGCATTTTTGCAATGGATTTTTCGTTCAGACATATCGTGACCGGTATATATAATTTGTTTTACTAA
- the tuf gene encoding elongation factor Tu, with amino-acid sequence MAKEHFDRSKPHVNIGTIGHVDHGKTTLTAAITTVLAKKGLSELRSFDSIDNAPEEKERGITINTSHVEYQTANRHYAHVDCPGHADYVKNMVTGAAQMDGAILVCAATDGPMPQTREHILLARQVNVPRIVVFLNKVDMVDDPEMLELVEMEVRELLSFYQYDGDNTPVILGSALGALNGEPKWEEKVMELMDAVDNWIELPQRAVDKPFLMPVEDVFSITGRGTVATGRIETGAVHTGDELEIIGLGADGKKTVCTGVEMFRKILDEGQAGDNVGLLLRGIDKDEIKRGMVLAKPGSVKPHDKFKAEVYILKKEEGGRHTPFHNRYRPQFYIRTLDVTGEISLPEGREMVMPGDNLTITVQLITPVACSVGLRFAIREGGRTVGAGQITEILD; translated from the coding sequence ATGGCTAAAGAACATTTTGACAGGTCCAAACCACACGTAAATATTGGTACTATCGGTCACGTTGACCACGGTAAAACTACTTTGACGGCTGCTATCACCACGGTATTGGCAAAAAAAGGTCTTTCTGAATTACGTTCATTCGATTCTATCGATAACGCTCCGGAAGAAAAAGAGAGAGGTATCACCATTAACACTTCTCACGTTGAATATCAGACTGCAAACCGTCACTATGCACACGTTGACTGTCCGGGACACGCCGACTATGTAAAGAACATGGTAACTGGTGCTGCTCAGATGGACGGTGCTATCTTAGTTTGTGCCGCTACTGATGGTCCGATGCCTCAGACTCGTGAGCACATCCTTTTGGCTCGTCAGGTAAACGTTCCGAGAATCGTTGTATTCTTGAACAAAGTGGATATGGTGGACGACCCGGAAATGTTGGAGTTGGTTGAGATGGAAGTTCGTGAGTTGTTGTCTTTCTATCAATATGACGGTGACAATACTCCGGTTATCTTGGGTTCTGCTCTTGGAGCATTGAACGGAGAGCCGAAATGGGAAGAAAAAGTAATGGAGTTGATGGATGCAGTTGATAACTGGATTGAATTACCGCAACGTGCAGTTGATAAACCATTCTTGATGCCTGTTGAGGACGTATTCTCTATCACTGGTCGTGGTACTGTTGCTACCGGTCGTATCGAAACTGGTGCTGTTCACACGGGTGATGAGTTGGAAATTATCGGTTTGGGTGCTGACGGAAAGAAAACCGTATGTACCGGAGTTGAGATGTTCCGTAAGATTCTTGACGAAGGTCAAGCTGGTGATAACGTTGGTTTGTTGCTTCGTGGTATCGACAAAGACGAGATCAAACGTGGTATGGTATTGGCAAAACCGGGTTCTGTTAAACCGCACGATAAATTCAAAGCTGAGGTTTATATCTTGAAGAAAGAAGAAGGTGGTCGTCACACTCCGTTCCACAACAGATACAGACCTCAATTCTATATCCGTACTTTGGACGTTACCGGAGAAATCTCTCTTCCGGAAGGACGCGAGATGGTAATGCCTGGTGATAACTTGACAATCACTGTTCAGTTGATCACTCCGGTAGCTTGTAGCGTAGGTTTGCGTTTCGCTATCCGTGAAGGTGGTAGAACTGTAGGTGCTGGTCAGATCACTGAGATCCTTGACTAA
- the hpf gene encoding ribosome hibernation-promoting factor, HPF/YfiA family, which yields MDIRINPVGFSVNPVLEEFINKKFSKLEKYHDGIMSIDVTLKLEKDDHLENKLAEVHVDVKGQDVFAKKNAKTFEETVDELYDVLKRQLVRAKEKREN from the coding sequence ATGGACATTAGAATTAATCCTGTAGGTTTTTCAGTAAATCCAGTGTTGGAGGAATTCATCAACAAGAAATTCTCGAAATTGGAGAAGTATCACGACGGAATTATGAGTATAGATGTAACGTTGAAATTGGAAAAAGACGATCATCTGGAAAATAAGTTAGCCGAGGTGCATGTTGATGTCAAAGGGCAAGACGTGTTTGCTAAAAAGAACGCGAAAACTTTTGAAGAAACAGTGGACGAGTTGTATGATGTATTGAAGAGACAACTTGTTCGCGCAAAAGAAAAAAGAGAAAATTAA
- a CDS encoding tyrosine-type recombinase/integrase: MMQIELFLRYLNDVKRCSENTIIAYKADLYQFYVFCGLEKNNEDFSRVTTKLIREWVVAEMRGDLRENGTKGKLSAASGKRKLSSVKAFFRFLVKEKVIETNPAEDISGPKLPKRLPVFVKEEEMENTLNDAEKESGFSGLRNFLILLMAYDTGMRRSEIVGLQVKDVDLSRRCIRVFGKGGKWREIPIMTELMQDIECYLEARRRVVEQEHGMFFVTNKGMPIYANFVYRLVTEELKEHTSLSKRSPHVLRHSFATHLLENGAPIQGIKELLGHSNLAATQVYTHNSVEKMLEIFKQAHPRA; this comes from the coding sequence ATGATGCAGATAGAATTATTCTTGAGGTATTTGAATGACGTGAAGCGTTGTTCTGAAAATACGATCATCGCGTATAAAGCGGATTTGTATCAGTTCTATGTTTTTTGTGGTTTGGAAAAGAATAATGAGGATTTTTCTCGCGTGACGACCAAGCTCATCAGAGAATGGGTCGTGGCAGAAATGAGGGGTGACTTGAGGGAGAACGGGACGAAAGGGAAGTTAAGTGCCGCTTCCGGCAAACGTAAGTTGAGCAGCGTGAAGGCGTTTTTCCGTTTTTTGGTAAAAGAAAAGGTGATAGAGACCAATCCTGCCGAGGATATTAGCGGGCCGAAGTTACCGAAACGATTGCCGGTTTTCGTGAAGGAAGAGGAGATGGAAAATACGTTGAACGACGCGGAAAAAGAGAGCGGTTTTTCCGGATTGAGGAATTTCTTGATCTTGTTGATGGCTTACGATACTGGTATGAGGCGTTCTGAAATTGTTGGATTGCAGGTAAAGGATGTAGATCTTTCACGTCGTTGTATTCGTGTCTTCGGGAAAGGTGGAAAATGGAGGGAGATCCCGATCATGACCGAGTTGATGCAGGATATCGAATGTTATCTGGAAGCTCGAAGGCGCGTGGTGGAGCAGGAACATGGCATGTTTTTCGTGACGAATAAGGGAATGCCGATCTACGCGAATTTCGTCTATCGTTTGGTGACGGAAGAGCTGAAAGAGCATACATCTTTATCCAAGAGAAGCCCGCACGTGTTGCGACACTCTTTTGCCACGCATCTGTTGGAAAACGGGGCGCCGATTCAAGGGATTAAAGAATTGCTGGGACATTCCAACCTGGCAGCCACTCAGGTGTACACTCATAATTCTGTGGAGAAAATGTTGGAGATTTTTAAACAAGCTCACCCGCGAGCATAA
- the rpsU gene encoding 30S ribosomal protein S21 — MIIVPLKEGENIERALKKFKRKFEKTGVIKELRDRQAFTKPSIKNRMARMKAVYRQSLQQAEE, encoded by the coding sequence ATGATAATTGTACCATTAAAAGAAGGCGAAAATATTGAGAGAGCACTGAAAAAATTCAAAAGAAAATTCGAAAAAACCGGCGTGATTAAAGAGTTGAGAGATCGTCAGGCTTTCACCAAACCGTCTATTAAAAATAGAATGGCTCGTATGAAGGCTGTCTATCGTCAATCTTTGCAGCAAGCGGAAGAATAA
- a CDS encoding tetratricopeptide repeat protein: protein MNIEDAKQLAKQGDREGAIALLRQMLEQNEGERELVLLELGVVYNAMGETTQAINHLNEVMRINPENTKAKAYLEMINGILNYYCKDLLNP from the coding sequence ATGAATATAGAAGACGCGAAACAACTGGCAAAGCAAGGTGATCGGGAGGGAGCAATTGCTCTGCTCCGGCAGATGTTGGAACAGAATGAAGGCGAGCGGGAACTCGTGCTGCTGGAATTGGGAGTGGTGTATAATGCCATGGGAGAGACAACGCAAGCGATAAACCACCTGAATGAGGTGATGCGCATAAATCCCGAAAATACAAAGGCGAAGGCTTATCTGGAGATGATTAACGGAATTCTGAATTATTATTGTAAGGACTTGTTGAATCCTTGA
- a CDS encoding M23 family metallopeptidase, with protein sequence MTDKIMWRGFGVLLLMLLLLSSNVWARTDTLLYPLKNIPLLSGNFGELRATHLHSGLDFKTEGREGLPVICVKEGIVARVKVSATGYGNALYLEHEGGITTVYAHLSRFSPRVAKVVRNIQYNKESFEVDENMLGYELRFHAGDTIAYSGNTGSSGGPHLHFEVRDTKTEHVLNPLRFLLVKDQTGPNVRGVYVYPVSNEGLRTSPYRVEVKNTGNRVFRGGRVCVPAGRVGIGVQSDDYMKDSWNKLGVYDLSVSANGREVFKMIMNELSFDQTFLVNELKDFHHYRDSRLVYLTFGNYQEQLLSVCNQDRGFILVEKDSVVDVVVDLSDINGNRSKIMFQLWGKFPSLEWGLAEGEKLLMNHQSDSLKKGKYTLWLEADALSHPIVCKSVVYSCLRDSVETIEVFSTGKQIYPLMKSARLQVSGKFPEKSVICLLEKNKRFSALKTRWTEEGLEASSRVLGEYTVRQDTIAPVILYMGRAGRKIRFRIADDLSGISSYRVEVNGKWCLFTYDAKNRLLEGNINEPVFVKGKNRLVLKVEDAVKNIAIFETDIYKK encoded by the coding sequence ATGACAGATAAAATAATGTGGAGAGGGTTTGGAGTTTTATTATTGATGTTACTTCTTTTATCATCAAACGTTTGGGCGCGAACGGACACGTTGCTTTACCCGTTGAAAAATATTCCGCTATTGAGTGGAAATTTCGGAGAATTGAGAGCGACACACCTGCATTCGGGACTGGATTTTAAAACTGAAGGGCGAGAAGGACTGCCGGTGATTTGCGTGAAAGAGGGCATCGTGGCTCGCGTAAAAGTTTCTGCCACGGGGTACGGGAATGCTTTGTACCTCGAGCATGAAGGGGGAATCACCACGGTGTATGCTCACTTAAGTCGTTTTTCACCCCGGGTGGCGAAAGTCGTGAGAAATATACAATATAATAAGGAGTCATTCGAAGTGGACGAGAATATGCTGGGGTATGAACTCCGTTTTCACGCGGGCGACACGATAGCTTATAGCGGGAATACCGGGTCTTCGGGTGGTCCTCATTTGCATTTTGAGGTGCGTGACACGAAAACGGAGCATGTCTTGAACCCCTTGCGCTTCCTTTTGGTGAAAGATCAGACCGGACCGAACGTGCGGGGAGTTTACGTGTACCCGGTTTCGAACGAGGGACTACGTACTTCGCCCTACCGGGTTGAGGTGAAAAATACGGGCAACCGGGTATTCCGGGGAGGTCGGGTCTGTGTGCCTGCCGGAAGGGTTGGCATCGGGGTACAATCTGACGACTACATGAAAGATTCTTGGAACAAGTTGGGCGTGTATGACTTGAGCGTGAGTGCTAATGGTCGGGAGGTTTTTAAGATGATCATGAATGAACTTTCTTTTGATCAGACCTTTCTGGTTAACGAGCTTAAAGATTTTCATCATTATCGAGATAGCCGGTTGGTCTATTTGACTTTCGGTAATTATCAAGAACAATTGTTGTCCGTTTGTAACCAGGATAGGGGATTCATCCTGGTTGAGAAAGACAGCGTGGTGGATGTCGTGGTCGATTTGTCGGATATAAATGGAAATCGTTCCAAGATCATGTTCCAGTTATGGGGTAAATTCCCCTCGCTGGAATGGGGCTTGGCCGAGGGGGAAAAATTATTGATGAACCACCAAAGTGATAGTTTGAAAAAAGGGAAATATACCCTGTGGTTGGAGGCTGATGCTTTATCCCATCCGATCGTGTGCAAATCTGTGGTGTATTCCTGCTTGAGAGATAGTGTCGAGACGATAGAGGTGTTTTCTACCGGAAAACAAATATACCCGTTGATGAAAAGTGCCCGTTTGCAGGTTAGCGGGAAGTTCCCGGAAAAATCCGTGATTTGTTTGCTGGAGAAAAACAAACGTTTTTCTGCCTTGAAGACTCGCTGGACGGAGGAGGGACTTGAGGCGTCGTCCCGGGTGTTGGGTGAATACACGGTGCGTCAGGATACGATCGCTCCGGTAATCCTTTACATGGGCAGGGCCGGACGGAAGATCCGGTTCCGGATTGCTGACGACTTGTCAGGTATTTCTTCTTATCGGGTTGAGGTAAATGGAAAATGGTGTTTGTTCACGTATGACGCGAAAAATCGTCTGCTGGAAGGCAACATAAATGAACCCGTTTTCGTGAAAGGAAAAAACAGGCTTGTCTTGAAAGTGGAAGATGCCGTGAAAAATATTGCTATCTTTGAGACGGATATTTATAAAAAGTAG
- a CDS encoding cell division protein ZapA has translation MNDKLTITLNIAGRPCVLTIEREEEEEIRKAAQLINSKIAKYREKYATADPVDFLAVTALQFTVKMLEAERRNDVEPILDEVKKISSRLDEVMKE, from the coding sequence ATGAATGATAAACTTACTATTACGCTAAATATAGCCGGTAGGCCCTGCGTTCTGACCATAGAGAGAGAGGAAGAAGAGGAGATCAGAAAAGCTGCTCAACTGATTAATAGTAAGATTGCGAAATATAGGGAGAAGTATGCGACTGCTGATCCCGTTGATTTTCTAGCTGTTACCGCGTTACAATTCACGGTAAAGATGCTGGAAGCTGAAAGACGAAACGACGTGGAGCCCATATTAGACGAGGTGAAGAAGATTAGTAGCAGGCTCGACGAAGTGATGAAAGAGTAA
- the rny gene encoding ribonuclease Y: MTTIIITGVIALAVGFILGYLLINMTLKYRSKNIIKEAEAEAEVIKKDKILQAKEKFLQIKAEHEKQVNARNSKILLAENKLKQKDAELARKMEECQRKIKDTETQQETLNAQKELLEKKHAELDKFKKQQIEQLEAISGMSADQAKEKLISSLKDEAETEAMSYVNEIMEEAKMTANMEAKKIVVKTIQRVATETATENAVSIFHIDSDEIKGRIIGREGRNIRALEAATGVEIIVDDTPEAIVLSGFDPVRREIARLSLHQLVTDGRIHPARIEEVVNKVKKQIEEEIIETGKRTTIDLGIHGLHPELIRLVGKMKYRSSYGQNLLQHARETANLCAIMAAELGLNVKKAKRAGLLHDIGKVPDDEPELPHAILGMRLAEKYKEKPDICNAIGAHHEEIEMTTLIAPIVQACDAISGARPGARREVVESYIKRLKEMEDLALSYNGVVKTYAIQAGRELRVVVGSEKVSDAEAEKISYEIAKKIQDEMTYPGQVKVTVIRETRAINYAK; encoded by the coding sequence ATGACAACAATAATAATTACCGGTGTTATTGCTTTAGCGGTGGGATTTATTCTCGGATACCTGCTAATCAACATGACCTTGAAATATAGGAGCAAAAACATCATCAAAGAAGCGGAAGCGGAGGCAGAAGTCATTAAAAAAGACAAGATTCTGCAAGCCAAGGAGAAATTCTTGCAGATAAAGGCTGAACACGAGAAACAAGTGAATGCCCGTAACAGCAAAATCCTTTTAGCGGAAAACAAGCTAAAACAAAAAGACGCCGAGTTGGCCCGCAAAATGGAAGAGTGCCAACGCAAGATCAAAGACACGGAGACACAACAAGAGACACTGAACGCCCAGAAAGAGTTACTGGAAAAGAAACACGCGGAACTGGATAAATTCAAAAAGCAACAGATCGAGCAACTGGAAGCCATTTCCGGGATGTCTGCCGATCAGGCAAAGGAAAAACTCATCAGTTCTTTGAAAGACGAGGCCGAAACCGAAGCGATGTCCTACGTGAACGAGATCATGGAAGAGGCAAAAATGACGGCAAACATGGAAGCGAAAAAAATCGTGGTAAAAACCATTCAACGGGTGGCCACGGAAACCGCTACCGAGAACGCTGTATCTATATTCCATATCGATTCGGACGAGATCAAGGGACGTATCATCGGACGGGAAGGACGTAACATCCGGGCCCTGGAAGCTGCCACCGGAGTTGAAATCATCGTGGACGACACCCCGGAAGCAATCGTGCTCTCCGGATTCGACCCGGTAAGACGCGAAATCGCCCGCCTTTCACTCCATCAACTAGTTACCGACGGACGTATTCACCCGGCTCGGATCGAGGAAGTAGTTAATAAGGTAAAGAAACAAATCGAAGAAGAGATTATAGAAACCGGAAAACGTACAACCATTGACTTGGGTATTCACGGGTTGCATCCGGAATTGATTCGGTTGGTCGGTAAAATGAAATACCGTTCGTCTTACGGGCAGAACTTGTTACAGCACGCTCGCGAAACAGCCAACCTTTGTGCCATCATGGCCGCGGAACTAGGCTTGAACGTGAAGAAAGCGAAGCGTGCCGGATTATTGCACGATATTGGTAAAGTACCCGATGATGAGCCGGAATTACCGCACGCAATCCTCGGCATGCGCCTGGCAGAGAAGTACAAGGAGAAACCGGATATTTGCAACGCTATCGGTGCTCACCACGAGGAGATCGAGATGACCACGTTAATCGCCCCGATCGTTCAGGCTTGTGATGCCATCTCAGGCGCACGCCCGGGTGCAAGACGGGAAGTAGTCGAGTCATACATCAAACGGTTGAAAGAGATGGAAGACCTGGCCCTCTCCTACAATGGAGTTGTCAAGACTTACGCCATCCAGGCAGGACGGGAATTGCGAGTAGTTGTGGGAAGCGAGAAAGTCTCCGATGCAGAAGCCGAGAAGATTTCATACGAGATCGCTAAAAAAATTCAAGACGAAATGACCTATCCCGGACAGGTGAAAGTCACGGTAATTCGAGAAACACGCGCTATAAATTACGCGAAATAA